One Acidobacteriota bacterium genomic region harbors:
- a CDS encoding gluconolaconase gives MPDVRLRFRRPRRTVLVAASLVAVLLVGAAAAVVWWAGREVPPPWGEPRPPAVGWTGVVTTLAGDGGLGVVDAPFGAARFDDPYGVAVGRDGVVYVADGGNANRVRRLDPSGVVTTLAGGAFEGQRDGSGMGAAFHTPSGLAVDASGAVLVADAGNHAIRRVGSDGRVTTVTGGGAPGWLDGPPGLARFDGPLGVAVDATGRLFVADTYNDAVRVVSPDGIVTTLAGGGGRGFVDGPVDVARFDTPADVAVSAEGVVWVADTGNHALRRISPDGMVETVPVDLWRPLAVASGPSGSVYVGDSRGRIVQVEPGGVAHVLAGSTPGYADGSGPVARFSLPTGIAVDASGALLVADTGNRVVRRIAPAVGIEPRPTHTPRRPRLDAASLGLGALGWPLRPHDLWHEVAGTVGEPRGDWVDPRRRFHAGLDVVGARGTPVVAVRDEKAVVPIPVSSVGTVNESLALQVFTYVHMTVGRDPRGRPTTPAFALLERDDRGRVGRVRVRRGTRVGLAEVLGTTNAASHVHLETGPRGGEMNTLALPIAGFSDSVPPTIEPGGIRLYTEAGAPLGTSRDERIEVFGRVRVEVEAYDQVDDNLPRRKLGLARLGYQVLDAEGTPLAGWERPRVTIDLEYLPTATDASQFVYALGSGIAGGGQRVTRFIYVVTNVVRDDLAREAFWDTSTLVPGEYVLRILAEDRDGNRAISSRDVRLVVR, from the coding sequence ATGCCCGACGTTCGCCTTCGCTTCCGCCGGCCACGCCGGACGGTGCTCGTTGCCGCGTCGCTCGTCGCGGTGCTGCTCGTGGGAGCCGCCGCGGCCGTCGTCTGGTGGGCCGGCCGTGAGGTTCCGCCCCCGTGGGGCGAGCCACGTCCGCCGGCCGTGGGATGGACCGGCGTGGTCACGACGCTCGCCGGCGACGGCGGCCTCGGCGTCGTCGACGCCCCGTTCGGCGCGGCGCGGTTCGACGACCCCTACGGCGTGGCCGTCGGACGCGATGGCGTCGTCTACGTCGCCGATGGCGGCAACGCGAATCGTGTGCGGCGACTCGACCCTTCCGGCGTCGTGACGACGCTCGCGGGCGGGGCCTTCGAAGGGCAGCGCGACGGTTCCGGGATGGGTGCGGCCTTTCACACGCCCTCCGGGCTCGCCGTCGACGCGTCCGGAGCGGTGCTCGTGGCCGATGCGGGCAACCACGCCATCCGCCGCGTCGGGTCCGATGGCCGGGTGACGACCGTGACCGGGGGCGGGGCGCCGGGATGGCTCGACGGCCCGCCAGGCCTCGCCCGCTTCGACGGACCGCTCGGCGTCGCCGTCGACGCGACCGGGCGGCTGTTCGTCGCCGACACCTACAACGACGCCGTTCGCGTCGTTTCTCCCGATGGGATCGTGACGACGTTGGCGGGCGGTGGCGGACGAGGCTTCGTCGACGGCCCCGTCGATGTCGCGCGATTCGACACCCCGGCGGACGTTGCCGTATCGGCCGAAGGCGTTGTCTGGGTGGCCGACACGGGCAACCACGCGCTGCGGCGCATCTCTCCCGACGGCATGGTCGAGACCGTGCCCGTCGACCTGTGGAGGCCGCTCGCCGTCGCCTCCGGGCCGTCGGGGTCCGTGTACGTCGGCGATTCGCGGGGTCGCATCGTCCAGGTGGAACCCGGAGGGGTGGCGCACGTGCTCGCCGGCAGCACGCCGGGCTACGCGGACGGATCGGGCCCCGTGGCACGCTTCAGCCTGCCGACCGGCATCGCGGTTGACGCCTCGGGGGCCCTGCTCGTGGCCGACACCGGCAACCGGGTGGTGCGACGGATCGCGCCCGCGGTCGGCATCGAGCCGAGGCCGACGCACACGCCGCGGCGACCCCGCCTCGATGCCGCGAGCCTTGGGCTCGGTGCACTCGGCTGGCCGCTCCGGCCGCACGACCTCTGGCATGAGGTCGCCGGGACCGTCGGCGAGCCGCGCGGCGACTGGGTCGACCCCCGCCGCCGGTTCCACGCCGGCCTCGACGTCGTCGGCGCGAGGGGCACGCCGGTTGTCGCCGTCCGCGACGAGAAGGCCGTCGTGCCGATCCCCGTGTCGTCGGTCGGGACCGTCAACGAGAGCCTCGCGCTGCAGGTGTTCACCTACGTGCACATGACGGTTGGGCGCGACCCGAGAGGACGGCCCACGACGCCGGCCTTCGCCCTGCTCGAGCGCGACGACCGAGGTCGGGTCGGCCGCGTCCGGGTGCGACGGGGCACGCGCGTGGGCCTTGCCGAGGTCCTTGGCACGACCAACGCCGCCTCACACGTGCATCTCGAGACCGGGCCGCGCGGTGGCGAGATGAACACGCTGGCGCTTCCCATCGCGGGGTTCTCCGATTCGGTGCCTCCCACGATCGAGCCCGGGGGCATCCGGCTCTATACCGAAGCCGGCGCGCCGCTCGGCACGAGCCGCGACGAGCGCATCGAGGTCTTCGGGCGCGTGCGGGTGGAAGTCGAGGCGTACGACCAGGTCGACGACAACCTGCCGCGCCGGAAGCTGGGGCTCGCGCGTCTCGGGTATCAGGTGCTCGACGCGGAGGGCACGCCGCTCGCGGGCTGGGAGCGCCCTCGGGTCACCATCGACCTCGAGTACCTGCCGACGGCGACTGACGCCTCTCAGTTCGTGTACGCCTTGGGCAGCGGGATCGCCGGCGGTGGGCAGCGGGTCACCCGCTTCATCTACGTCGTGACGAACGTCGTGCGCGACGACCTCGCCCGGGAGGCGTTCTGGGACACGTCGACGCTCGTGCCGGGCGAGTACGTCCTTCGCATTCTGGCCGAGGACCGTGACGGCAACCGGGCGATCTCGTCGCGTGACGTGCGGCTCGTGGTGCGCTGA
- a CDS encoding calcium/sodium antiporter, with the protein MTLTLVLALVGLGLLVAGGEALVRGASRLALALGLSPLVIGLTVVAYGTSAPEMAVSIGAALAGDGGADVAVGNVVGSNIFNVLFILGVTALFAPLLVSQQLVRIDVPLLIVVSLAMLVFALDGRVSRLEGIVLAAGAIAYTVFAVWQSRRESADVREEYSKEFGRPARSGWRATSVDLLLIVGGLVLLVVGSRWLVDGAVTVAMALGVSELVVGLTIVAAGTSLPEVAASVVAALRGERDIAVGNVVGSCLFNILSVLGVTSLVAPGGVRVAEAALRFDIPVMVVTAIACLPIFTSGRRIDRWEGGLFLAYYVAYATYLVLDATGHDALPAFSATMLWFVAPLTVVTLAVVGWRDWRGVRS; encoded by the coding sequence ATGACGCTCACGCTGGTGCTGGCCCTCGTCGGCCTCGGCCTGCTCGTGGCAGGGGGCGAAGCGCTCGTCCGGGGGGCGTCTCGGCTCGCGCTCGCCCTCGGTCTCTCGCCGCTCGTCATCGGCCTGACGGTCGTCGCGTACGGCACGAGCGCGCCCGAGATGGCCGTGAGCATCGGGGCCGCGCTCGCTGGGGACGGCGGCGCCGACGTCGCCGTCGGCAACGTCGTCGGCAGCAACATCTTCAACGTGCTGTTCATTCTCGGCGTGACGGCGCTCTTCGCGCCGCTGCTCGTTTCGCAGCAACTCGTCCGCATCGACGTGCCCTTGCTCATCGTCGTGTCGCTGGCGATGCTCGTCTTCGCGCTCGACGGGCGCGTCTCACGCCTCGAAGGCATCGTCCTGGCCGCCGGGGCCATCGCCTATACCGTGTTCGCCGTGTGGCAGAGCCGCCGCGAGAGCGCGGACGTGCGAGAGGAGTACTCGAAGGAGTTCGGGCGCCCGGCGCGGTCCGGGTGGCGGGCCACGAGCGTCGACCTGCTGCTCATCGTCGGCGGTCTCGTCCTGCTCGTGGTCGGGTCGCGGTGGCTGGTCGACGGTGCGGTGACGGTGGCGATGGCGCTCGGCGTGAGCGAGCTCGTCGTTGGGCTGACGATCGTGGCCGCCGGCACGTCGCTGCCGGAGGTGGCCGCGTCGGTCGTCGCCGCGCTGCGGGGCGAGCGCGATATCGCCGTTGGCAACGTGGTCGGCAGCTGCCTGTTCAACATCCTCTCGGTGCTGGGCGTGACGAGCCTCGTGGCTCCGGGCGGCGTGCGCGTCGCCGAGGCGGCGCTCCGCTTCGACATCCCGGTGATGGTGGTGACGGCGATCGCGTGCCTGCCCATCTTCACGAGCGGCCGCCGCATCGATCGATGGGAGGGGGGCCTGTTTCTGGCGTACTACGTCGCGTACGCCACGTATCTCGTGCTCGATGCCACGGGCCATGACGCGCTGCCCGCGTTCAGTGCCACGATGCTGTGGTTCGTGGCGCCGCTGACGGTCGTGACCCTCGCCGTCGTCGGCTGGCGCGACTGGCGTGGGGTCAGGTCGTGA
- a CDS encoding ABC transporter permease: MSLFRDLRYGLRLAIRQPGLTALAVMALSLGIGLTTLMFSIIQGAILRGLPFPEADRIVAVSNTDTERPDIDRLNVRQHDFVEWREAQTTFEVFAAQYGGTVNVSGAEGRPERYDGAFMTANGFDVVGARPLVGRAFVAGDDAPGAARVVVLGYDVWQGRFGGDPKVVGRTIRVNGLPTTIVGVMPEGFKFPFNQQIWVPLVLDTLKQKRGEGVDLVVFGRLRPGVSLDQAQAEFATLAARQAGEYPDTNANRGALVRPYIRTFFGQNVYQMLYTMLGAVFGVLLIACANVANLLLAKSAVRSREVALRSALGASRRRIVVQLLLETLVLALVGTALGLGLAHVGIDLFNRSIVDTDPPFWIDIRLDPTVLAFTAGVTFLAALVSGLVPAIQASRADVSEVLKDEGRGTSGLRIGRFSRALVVVEIAVSCGLLVAAGLAIRSIVNLSATDFGLPTERVLTARLGLFESAYPDDAARATFFANLHQRLEGLGPARAAAITTNLPAMGGGRTVFEIEGQSYAADRDYPAASSAVVSPGFFATFDRSVSRGRDFSGADAVDAPRVAIVNQSFAQKFFAGDDPIGRRFRLGRREADNPWVTIVGVAPDMYVGGIENQVPEGFYLALAQQPPRFASLAIRAEGDPLALTSAIRQEVQALDPDLPLYWVRTHAAGIAENNWHYRVFGSLFMVFGFVAVFLATAGLYGVMSFSVTRRTQEIGVRMALGADAPRVLRLVFRQGAWQVGLGLVLGIALAAGLSRLLTIMLFGIEPWDPATFTTVVSMLAVVALVAIFVPARRAMRVEPMAALRYE; encoded by the coding sequence GTGTCGCTCTTCCGCGATCTGCGCTACGGACTTCGCCTTGCCATCCGCCAGCCCGGCTTGACGGCCCTCGCCGTGATGGCGCTCTCGCTCGGCATCGGCCTCACGACGCTGATGTTCAGCATCATCCAGGGCGCGATCCTCAGGGGCCTGCCGTTTCCCGAGGCCGACCGCATCGTCGCCGTGTCGAACACCGACACGGAGCGGCCGGACATCGACCGGCTGAACGTGCGCCAGCACGACTTCGTCGAGTGGCGCGAGGCGCAGACGACCTTCGAGGTGTTCGCGGCGCAGTACGGCGGCACGGTCAACGTCAGCGGCGCAGAAGGACGGCCAGAACGGTACGACGGCGCGTTCATGACGGCCAACGGCTTCGACGTCGTGGGCGCGCGACCGCTCGTCGGACGGGCGTTCGTGGCGGGCGACGACGCGCCCGGCGCTGCCAGGGTCGTGGTCCTCGGCTACGACGTGTGGCAGGGACGATTCGGCGGCGACCCGAAGGTCGTCGGTCGCACGATTCGCGTCAACGGCCTGCCGACGACCATCGTTGGTGTCATGCCAGAGGGCTTCAAGTTCCCGTTCAACCAGCAGATCTGGGTGCCGCTCGTGCTCGACACGCTGAAGCAGAAGCGTGGCGAGGGGGTCGACCTCGTGGTCTTCGGCCGCCTGCGTCCTGGCGTCAGCCTCGATCAGGCCCAGGCCGAGTTCGCCACGCTGGCCGCGCGACAGGCGGGCGAGTACCCGGACACCAACGCCAACCGCGGCGCCCTCGTCCGGCCGTACATCCGGACGTTCTTCGGCCAGAACGTCTACCAGATGCTGTACACGATGCTCGGCGCCGTGTTCGGCGTGCTGCTGATCGCGTGCGCGAACGTCGCCAACCTGCTCCTCGCGAAGAGCGCCGTGCGGTCGCGCGAGGTCGCGCTGCGGTCCGCGCTCGGCGCGAGCCGGCGACGCATCGTCGTGCAGCTGCTGCTCGAAACCCTCGTGCTGGCGCTGGTCGGGACCGCGCTCGGCCTCGGCCTGGCGCACGTGGGGATCGATCTCTTCAACCGTTCGATCGTGGATACCGATCCGCCGTTCTGGATCGACATCCGTCTCGATCCCACGGTGCTGGCGTTCACCGCGGGCGTCACGTTCCTCGCCGCGCTCGTATCGGGCCTCGTGCCGGCCATTCAGGCGTCGCGCGCCGACGTGAGCGAGGTCCTGAAAGACGAGGGACGCGGGACGAGCGGACTGCGCATCGGGCGCTTCAGCCGGGCCCTGGTGGTCGTGGAGATCGCCGTCTCGTGTGGCCTGCTCGTCGCAGCGGGGCTCGCCATCCGCAGCATCGTCAACCTCAGCGCCACCGATTTCGGCCTGCCGACCGAGCGTGTGCTGACGGCGCGCCTCGGGCTCTTCGAGAGCGCCTACCCGGACGACGCCGCGCGAGCGACGTTCTTCGCCAACCTGCACCAGCGTCTCGAAGGGCTTGGCCCGGCGCGTGCGGCGGCGATCACGACGAACCTGCCGGCGATGGGCGGCGGGCGGACGGTGTTCGAGATCGAAGGGCAGAGCTACGCGGCCGACCGCGACTATCCCGCGGCCTCCTCGGCGGTCGTCTCGCCGGGCTTCTTCGCGACGTTCGACCGCTCGGTGAGCCGCGGGCGCGACTTCAGTGGTGCCGACGCGGTCGACGCGCCGCGCGTCGCCATCGTCAACCAGAGCTTCGCGCAGAAGTTCTTCGCGGGCGACGATCCCATCGGTCGGCGTTTCCGCCTCGGCCGCCGCGAGGCGGATAACCCCTGGGTGACCATCGTGGGTGTCGCCCCCGACATGTACGTCGGGGGCATCGAGAACCAGGTGCCGGAGGGGTTCTACCTCGCGCTCGCTCAGCAGCCGCCACGGTTCGCCAGTCTGGCGATTCGCGCCGAAGGCGATCCGCTCGCCCTCACGTCGGCGATCCGGCAGGAGGTGCAGGCCCTCGATCCCGACCTGCCCCTCTACTGGGTCCGAACGCACGCGGCCGGCATCGCCGAGAACAACTGGCACTACCGCGTCTTCGGGTCGCTCTTCATGGTGTTCGGGTTCGTGGCGGTGTTCCTGGCCACCGCCGGGCTCTACGGCGTGATGTCGTTCTCGGTGACCCGGCGCACGCAGGAGATCGGCGTGCGGATGGCGCTTGGCGCCGATGCCCCGCGGGTGCTGCGACTGGTCTTCCGACAAGGCGCGTGGCAGGTCGGTCTCGGTCTCGTGCTGGGCATTGCGCTTGCGGCAGGCCTTTCGCGCCTGCTCACCATCATGCTGTTCGGCATCGAGCCCTGGGACCCGGCCACGTTCACGACGGTCGTCTCGATGCTCGCGGTCGTCGCCCTCGTGGCGATCTTCGTCCCGGCCCGCCGGGCGATGCGGGTGGAGCCGATGGCCGCCCTTCGGTACGAGTAA
- a CDS encoding gamma-glutamyltransferase, with protein MRLARRLSLVTPIAAALAVVLSSPLGGQSAHVSDARDPRLNQGPKTVASGERVMVSTQLPDVTEAAVEVLRNGGNAVDAFITAVFLQHVVDYHQVSHFGAMAGLYYEAATGRYYAFDAYSERPDADTCGTGDASKVAIGGTVRGLEALATRFGTRPWASYVEPAIRAAEEGVVVTSFMYGANYSDWDTGDLIKGNADARRFFMPDGHLVPVGARWKMPTLAATLRGVASEGADYLYTGAWGRKFVEQARKKGFCVSEANMAAYEVRWAEPVRSTYRGHEIIGEPAPKKGGIQIAYALNILEQFDLKALGHYTESAEALDTMARALGRVEDDIRHAVVDPLAFRVPTEVFLSKDYARFGADIVRQSQVQPNVRLVAPPTASVEAGVFRVERFVDGQPVADDSNHNVIVDAEGNWISSLHTMHGGAPGLFIDGVRAIGSGFAGQVRGPGRRVSANSTGVFVARDGKPWLSIGSPGVPPQPVTQVLANIIDFGMSPKEAAEAPRFFAFRTNERVIDIESRIPDTLRREAAARGLKLKDAGPFNWHMGSMQIVWRDAQTGTLHGVSDPRRLGYAAGY; from the coding sequence ATGCGACTCGCCCGCCGGCTCTCTCTCGTCACTCCGATCGCCGCAGCCCTCGCCGTCGTGCTGTCGTCGCCGCTCGGCGGCCAGTCCGCCCACGTCTCCGACGCCCGCGATCCGCGCCTCAACCAGGGACCGAAGACGGTCGCCTCGGGCGAACGCGTGATGGTGAGCACACAACTGCCCGACGTCACCGAAGCCGCCGTCGAGGTGCTCCGCAACGGCGGCAACGCGGTCGACGCCTTCATCACGGCGGTCTTCCTGCAGCACGTCGTCGACTACCACCAGGTGTCCCACTTCGGCGCGATGGCCGGGCTGTACTACGAGGCGGCGACCGGGCGGTACTACGCGTTTGATGCCTACTCGGAGCGCCCCGACGCCGACACCTGCGGCACCGGCGACGCGTCGAAGGTGGCGATTGGCGGGACGGTGCGGGGCCTCGAAGCGCTGGCGACGCGATTCGGCACGCGGCCGTGGGCGAGCTACGTCGAGCCCGCCATTCGAGCCGCCGAAGAGGGTGTCGTCGTCACGTCGTTCATGTACGGCGCCAACTACAGCGACTGGGACACGGGCGACCTCATCAAGGGCAACGCCGACGCGCGTCGGTTCTTCATGCCCGACGGTCATCTGGTGCCCGTGGGCGCGCGCTGGAAGATGCCAACGCTCGCCGCGACGCTGCGCGGGGTTGCCTCCGAAGGCGCCGACTATCTCTATACAGGCGCGTGGGGCAGGAAGTTCGTCGAGCAGGCGCGCAAGAAGGGCTTCTGCGTGAGCGAGGCCAACATGGCGGCCTATGAGGTCCGGTGGGCCGAGCCGGTCCGCTCGACGTATCGCGGCCACGAGATCATCGGCGAACCGGCGCCGAAGAAGGGCGGTATTCAGATCGCGTACGCGCTGAACATCCTCGAGCAGTTCGACCTGAAGGCGCTCGGCCACTACACGGAGTCGGCCGAAGCGCTCGACACGATGGCGCGCGCGCTCGGGCGCGTCGAAGACGACATCCGTCATGCGGTCGTCGACCCGCTGGCGTTTCGCGTGCCCACCGAGGTCTTCCTCTCGAAGGACTACGCACGCTTTGGCGCCGACATCGTCCGGCAGAGCCAGGTGCAGCCCAACGTGCGCCTCGTCGCGCCGCCGACGGCATCGGTCGAGGCGGGGGTCTTCCGGGTGGAGCGGTTCGTCGACGGTCAGCCCGTCGCCGACGACAGCAATCACAACGTCATCGTCGACGCCGAGGGCAACTGGATCTCGTCCCTGCACACCATGCACGGCGGCGCGCCGGGGCTCTTCATCGACGGCGTGCGTGCGATTGGCAGCGGTTTCGCCGGCCAGGTGCGAGGACCCGGCCGACGCGTGAGTGCCAACAGCACGGGCGTCTTCGTCGCGCGCGACGGCAAGCCGTGGCTCTCGATCGGGTCGCCGGGCGTGCCTCCCCAGCCGGTCACGCAGGTCCTCGCCAACATCATCGACTTCGGCATGTCGCCAAAGGAGGCGGCCGAGGCCCCACGCTTCTTCGCGTTCCGCACGAACGAGCGCGTCATCGACATCGAGTCGCGCATTCCCGACACCCTGCGTCGCGAGGCGGCGGCCCGGGGGCTCAAGCTCAAGGACGCCGGCCCCTTCAACTGGCACATGGGATCGATGCAGATCGTCTGGCGCGACGCCCAGACGGGCACGCTGCACGGCGTGTCCGACCCGCGACGCCTGGGGTACGCGGCGGGGTACTGA
- a CDS encoding PD40 domain-containing protein has protein sequence MRRRFPARTAGLVSLAALAVVVQPLLGRQDTPPAEKPPEGLVLKTAETIEFTTDEVTWMSVDVSPDGQTIVFDLLGDLYTMPIAGGEATRIVGGLSFDSQPAFSPDGKTIAFLSDRSGVENLWIADADGGHPRAVSKDGKTNDRPQIMVSPAWTPDGEFLVVSKSRPPEPGTFGLFLYHREGGTGVRIGPAPPSPPGPDSQGPPPAPPINRMGAVVSPDGRYVYFAQRTGTFTYNARFPLWQIYRHDRDTGDVLQITNAPGSAMRPVLSPDGTRLVYGTRHKTETGLRLRHLDTGAERWLAYPVTRDDQESRASRDTLPRYTFMPDGRSLLVSVGGKLQRLDVETGAATPIPFTARVQAEVAARAYTPVRVDDGPMVRARLIRWPSVSPDGTRLVFSALNHLYVMDLPSGTPRRLTAADEGEFMPAWSPDGQSVVYTTWTTSGGHLKRVAASGGTPDTLTTHEGYYLDPAFAPDGSTVVFIGGSASDQLYSILRDTPPPDEDGAPGEIGGLSPPNTLQIRSIPARGGPQTTVASAERGRRPQFVGGDPTRIFLTTPRGLQSITLAGHDRRTHVRFVGTGPGNNPPNADEIRLSPDGSRAFVSLQNKHYLVLLPRAGRETVEVRIQGRAENAVVPVKRMSLEGGDSLGWTADGSSVTWAWGAQFFRQGLHESEPQRIDVTVERPRARPSGSVLLTGARIVTMKGDEVLQSGDVLVTGNRIAAVGRRGGLRLPPGTRRIDVSGKTIVPGLVDVHAHMWAPRGLHQTEVWQYLANLAYGVTTTRDPQTSTPDVFAYADLVEAGVLPGPRVFATGPGVFASSGIDDREAAFRFIKRYKEAYRTNTIKQYVAGDRIVRQWIIEASHEHGITPTIEGSLDLKLNLTQIADGYTGQEHSFPIMPLYRDVVEFVARTKTFYTPTILVAYGAPWSENYWFQQTDVAGDAKLRKWIPWELLDGMVRRRPQWFLPEEYGHERIGQQVAAIVNAGGRAGLGSHGQLQGLGAHWETWSLASGGLTPHQTLKVVTIFGAEALGLQQDLGSIEPGKLADLVVLDRNPLADIRHTNSVRYVMKNGELFDADTLDTIWPETKTLPTPFWWGTEPLPSSALSGAGRPGPPASR, from the coding sequence ATGCGCCGTCGCTTTCCCGCGCGCACCGCGGGCCTCGTCTCGCTCGCCGCGCTTGCCGTCGTCGTGCAGCCGCTCCTGGGACGGCAAGACACGCCGCCCGCCGAGAAGCCACCCGAAGGGCTGGTCTTGAAGACCGCCGAGACGATCGAGTTCACGACCGATGAGGTCACGTGGATGTCGGTCGACGTCTCGCCCGACGGCCAGACCATCGTCTTCGATCTGCTCGGCGACCTCTACACGATGCCGATCGCCGGGGGCGAAGCCACGCGCATCGTTGGCGGCCTGTCGTTCGATAGCCAGCCCGCGTTCTCACCCGACGGCAAGACGATCGCGTTTCTCAGCGATCGCAGCGGGGTCGAGAACCTCTGGATCGCCGACGCGGACGGTGGCCACCCGCGCGCCGTGAGCAAGGACGGGAAGACCAACGACCGGCCCCAGATCATGGTCTCGCCGGCGTGGACGCCCGACGGCGAGTTCCTGGTGGTTTCGAAGTCGCGTCCGCCCGAGCCGGGGACGTTCGGTCTCTTCCTGTACCACCGCGAGGGCGGCACGGGCGTGCGGATCGGCCCGGCGCCGCCGTCGCCTCCCGGGCCCGACAGCCAGGGCCCGCCCCCGGCGCCACCGATCAACCGGATGGGCGCCGTCGTGTCACCCGACGGCCGCTACGTCTACTTCGCGCAGCGCACTGGCACCTTCACGTACAACGCGCGCTTCCCGCTGTGGCAGATCTACCGCCACGATCGCGACACGGGCGACGTGCTGCAGATCACGAACGCGCCGGGAAGCGCCATGCGGCCCGTGCTCTCACCCGACGGCACGCGCCTCGTGTACGGGACCCGGCACAAGACCGAGACGGGCCTGCGGCTCCGCCACCTCGACACCGGCGCCGAACGCTGGCTGGCCTACCCGGTCACGCGCGACGATCAGGAGTCGCGCGCCAGCCGCGACACGCTGCCGCGGTACACGTTCATGCCCGATGGCCGGTCGCTGCTCGTCTCTGTCGGAGGCAAGCTCCAGCGCCTCGACGTCGAGACCGGCGCGGCCACGCCCATTCCGTTCACCGCCAGGGTCCAGGCCGAAGTGGCCGCCCGGGCGTACACGCCCGTCAGGGTCGACGACGGACCCATGGTGCGCGCGCGGCTGATTCGCTGGCCCAGTGTGTCGCCCGACGGCACGCGGCTCGTCTTCTCGGCACTCAATCACCTCTACGTGATGGACCTGCCCTCGGGCACGCCACGACGGCTCACCGCGGCCGACGAGGGCGAGTTCATGCCCGCCTGGTCGCCCGACGGACAATCGGTCGTCTACACGACCTGGACGACCTCGGGCGGGCACCTCAAGCGCGTCGCGGCGTCTGGGGGCACCCCCGACACCCTGACGACCCACGAGGGCTACTACCTCGACCCGGCGTTCGCACCCGACGGCTCGACGGTCGTCTTCATCGGGGGCTCGGCGTCGGACCAGCTCTACTCGATCCTGCGCGACACGCCGCCACCCGACGAGGACGGCGCCCCCGGAGAGATTGGCGGCCTCTCGCCGCCCAACACGCTGCAGATTCGGTCGATCCCGGCACGCGGCGGGCCGCAGACGACCGTCGCGTCGGCCGAGCGCGGCCGCCGCCCGCAGTTCGTCGGCGGCGATCCGACACGCATCTTCCTCACGACCCCGCGCGGCCTGCAGTCGATCACGCTCGCAGGCCACGACCGTCGCACGCACGTGCGCTTCGTCGGCACGGGGCCGGGCAACAACCCGCCGAACGCCGACGAGATCCGCCTCTCGCCGGACGGCTCGCGCGCCTTCGTCAGCCTCCAGAACAAGCACTACCTCGTCTTGCTGCCGCGCGCCGGGCGCGAGACCGTCGAAGTCCGCATCCAGGGCCGCGCCGAGAACGCGGTCGTGCCGGTCAAGCGGATGTCGCTCGAGGGAGGCGACTCGCTCGGGTGGACCGCCGACGGTTCGTCGGTGACGTGGGCGTGGGGCGCGCAGTTCTTCAGGCAGGGCCTGCACGAGAGCGAGCCGCAGCGCATCGACGTGACGGTCGAACGGCCGCGCGCGCGTCCGTCAGGATCGGTACTGCTGACGGGCGCGCGGATCGTCACGATGAAGGGCGACGAGGTGCTGCAGAGCGGCGACGTGCTCGTGACGGGCAACCGCATCGCCGCAGTGGGCCGCCGCGGCGGGCTGCGCCTGCCGCCGGGAACTCGACGCATCGACGTCTCGGGCAAGACCATCGTGCCCGGCCTCGTCGACGTGCACGCGCACATGTGGGCGCCGCGCGGGCTGCACCAGACCGAGGTGTGGCAGTACCTCGCGAACCTCGCCTACGGCGTCACGACCACGCGCGACCCGCAGACGTCGACGCCCGACGTCTTCGCCTACGCCGACCTCGTCGAGGCGGGCGTGCTGCCAGGCCCGCGCGTGTTCGCCACGGGGCCCGGCGTGTTCGCCTCCTCCGGCATCGACGACCGCGAGGCGGCGTTCCGGTTCATCAAGCGGTACAAGGAGGCCTACCGCACGAACACGATCAAGCAGTACGTGGCAGGCGATCGGATCGTGCGCCAGTGGATCATCGAGGCCAGCCACGAGCACGGCATCACGCCGACCATCGAAGGCTCACTCGACCTCAAGCTGAACCTGACGCAGATCGCCGACGGCTACACGGGACAGGAGCACAGCTTCCCGATCATGCCGCTCTACCGCGACGTCGTGGAGTTCGTGGCGCGCACGAAGACCTTCTACACGCCCACCATCCTCGTCGCGTACGGCGCGCCGTGGAGCGAGAACTACTGGTTCCAGCAGACCGACGTGGCGGGCGATGCCAAGCTGCGCAAGTGGATTCCCTGGGAGCTGCTCGACGGCATGGTGCGCCGGCGGCCGCAGTGGTTCCTGCCCGAGGAATACGGGCACGAGCGCATCGGCCAGCAGGTGGCCGCCATCGTCAACGCCGGCGGCCGCGCCGGCCTCGGCAGCCACGGACAGCTGCAGGGGCTCGGGGCGCACTGGGAAACTTGGAGCCTCGCGTCGGGCGGCCTCACCCCGCATCAGACGCTGAAGGTGGTCACCATTTTCGGCGCCGAAGCGCTCGGGCTGCAACAGGACCTCGGCTCGATCGAACCGGGCAAGCTCGCCGACCTCGTCGTGCTCGATCGCAACCCGCTCGCGGACATCCGCCACACGAACAGCGTGCGCTACGTGATGAAGAACGGTGAGCTGTTCGACGCCGACACGCTCGACACGATCTGGCCCGAGACGAAGACGCTTCCGACGCCGTTCTGGTGGGGTACCGAGCCGCTGCCCTCGTCCGCGCTCAGCGGCGCCGGCCGCCCTGGTCCGCCGGCATCTCGATGA